The window CCCACTACTCCAAGACCCGACCCTCCGGAAAAAGACTTCTTGACCTTGAAGAGGACGAGTGGGGGCGGATAAAGCTTGAAATCCTGAACACCGAGATGGACGAGCACCATGCAGAACTCATGATGCACGAAGATGCAATAGACATTATTAGAGACAGATTTGCCAAAAAGTCCGACAGAATACTTCGCTTTGATGTTACTGCTGGGGAACCTGAAAACGTTAGGCTTCTCCTCCTGCCCATGTGGACTGTATATTACCGCTACGGCAACTCCATCTTCCAGACAGTCTTTGCCGGCTGGGATGGAAAGGACGTCGCGGCTACGGAGCCCATGAGCACGGTTAGGCGTGCCCAATACCTTGCGGGGGTCGGCATTGGGACCTTCATTGCAGCCTTCGGTGCCGGGGCAATTGCGGAGTCACTGGTCTTTGCAGTCCTGGCCATAGTCGGCGGCGCCGCCTTGAGCTGGTTCGCTGGAAGCAAAGTCCTTGAGGGCCAGAGAATTGAGAGGGAGAGCTCCAGCCTCCTGGGGGTGTGATGATGGAGGTTACCTGTCCTACGTGTTCCGCCAC of the Thermococcus onnurineus NA1 genome contains:
- a CDS encoding membrane protein: MNGFKCERCGAPLEVSPETIVAICPYCGHPNHISGNLKTEHIYIVPSLDKNAIAKAFWERVGKDFDLKRIKDEIEIVGIEGHYAPYWEGKVHVEGTVEYIKKETKCHTDSQGRTHCRTVERRYRERVDETLRLLGSARRQVRSFGVDDLITHYSKTRPSGKRLLDLEEDEWGRIKLEILNTEMDEHHAELMMHEDAIDIIRDRFAKKSDRILRFDVTAGEPENVRLLLLPMWTVYYRYGNSIFQTVFAGWDGKDVAATEPMSTVRRAQYLAGVGIGTFIAAFGAGAIAESLVFAVLAIVGGAALSWFAGSKVLEGQRIERESSSLLGV